A window of Fragaria vesca subsp. vesca linkage group LG7, FraVesHawaii_1.0, whole genome shotgun sequence contains these coding sequences:
- the LOC101306682 gene encoding uncharacterized protein LOC101306682, whose product MEMVEKKKVVPFVVTLITSTHNANIVCKGFGNLGLTCCSEKGRAVRMSETKLDFGKLDPQGIEYHRWVTDVENALTAKAIITTIQPLNEDLINQPTSTMKAQAVIIMRRHLDPALQWQYMNVKDPRALWLALEDRFGNVVDTLPPDLKEKWNNIRFQDFKTVADFNFEMLKLRSMLQYCEQNVTEADMLEKTLSTFPVPARILAH is encoded by the exons ATGGAGATGGTGGAGAAGAAGAAGGTTGTCCCATTTGTGGTAACCTTGATCACTTCAACTCACAATGCCAATATAGTTTGCAAGGGTTTTGGAAATTTGGGACTTACATGCTGTTCTGAGAAAGGACGTGCTGTTCG GATGTCTGAAACCAAGCTCGATTTTGGGAAATTGGACCCACAAGGCATTGAGTATCACCGATGGGTGACAGATGTGGAAAATGCATTGACTGCTAAGGCTATCATCACCACTATCCAACCACTCAATGAAGACCTTATTAATCAACCAACATCAACCATGAAGGCACAAGCTGTCATCATCATGAGGCGCCATTTGGACCCTGCCCTACAATGGCAGTATATGAATGTCAAGGACCCTAGAGCTTTATGGCTTGCACTTGAAGATCGCTTTGGTAACGTTGTAGACACCCTCCCCCCGGATCTGAAGGAGAAATGGAACAACATTAGGTTCCAAGACTTCAAAACTGTTGCAGATTTCAACTTTGAAATGCTCAAACTTCGATCCATGCTTCAATACTGTGAACAAAATGTGACTGAAGCTGACATGCTCGAGAAAACTCTCTCCACCTTCCCAGTTCCTGCAAGGATTCTTGCACATTAG
- the LOC101299233 gene encoding uncharacterized protein LOC101299233, with product MATSASLPVGFRFHPTEEELIDHYLKKKIKGHDFNDVIPEIDICSYEPWDLPGFSSIRSDDEEWFYFSRPDYKTKGNSRNRATERGFWKITGVEREIKARRSKALIGKKRTLTFYTGKVRSGQKTGWVIHEYYIPENLLPNAVRQRDFVLCRLKKKDESADNEACGQGEVCQTSTDNLSDFQNLVANLGRPSSPEDLQITLQENTRPEEIFATLFSSHEPPDYFASILGGSFLHENAGSDDHLDLQSAFRHEDSDEGDFSLEDIPRTNLFNHSSEPLSTLRKVYDEGIHRQKKASSVNVATTLPQNIGRVRSVNMEESEYEPKYVLQAGGSSSDTLSSALVTYKSYLNEKGGRKGEMITGGAELQSGPQLPLRPDDYITQAKVRNMTAKSYQGQIKQGFKPQEVKYPSMVPEKALDPDKPWRNDEQKGMKTKQIGTTIIDWKSSFIVWKESPLSLGSCPPVVYIRNMIGGLVLFIFFVGELISYGKW from the exons ATGGCCACGTCAGCATCACTTCCGGTGGGTTTCCGGTTCCACCCAACAGAGGAGGAGCTGATCGATCACTACCTCAAGAAGAAGATCAAAGGCCACGACTTCAACGACGTCATCCCGGAAATAGACATCTGCAGCTACGAGCCTTGGGATTTGCCCG GGTTTTCATCGATAAGGTCTGATGATGAGGAGTGGTTCTACTTCAGTAGACCGGATTACAAGACGAAAGGGAATAGTCGGAACCGAGCTACCGAGAGAGGGTTTTGGAAGATAACTGGGGTAGAGCGTGAGATCAAAGCTCGGCGGTCTAAGGCTTTGATTGGGAAGAAGAGGACTCTGACTTTCTATACAGGGAAAGTCAGGAGTGGGCAGAAGACTGGTTGGGTGATTCATGAGTATTACATACCTGAAAACCTGCTTCCTAATGCTGTTAGGCAG AGGGACTTTGTTCTCTGTCGATTGAAGAAAAAAGATGAGAGTGCTGATAATGAAGCCTGCGGTCAAGGCGAAGTTTGTCAAACCAGCACTGACAACTTATCTGATTTTCAGAATCTTGTGGCCAATTTGGGTAGGCCGAGTAGTCCAGAG GACTTGCAAATCACATTGCAGGAAAATACTCGGCCAGAAGAAATTTTTGCTACACTCTTCTCCTCTCATGAACCACCTGATTATTTTGCCTCCATTCTGGGAGGAAGTTTTCTGCACGAAAATGCTGGTAGTGATGACCATCTTGACCTGCAATCTGCATTTAGACATGAGGATTCGGATGAGGGTGATTTCTCCTTGGAAGATATACCACGCACTAATCTCTTCAACCACTCGAGCGAGCCATTGTCGACGTTGCGTAAGGTGTATGATGAGGGTATACATCGACAG AAGAAGGCTTCCTCTGTCAACGTTGCAACAACCTTACCTCAGAATATTGGACGTGTTCGATCAGTGAATATGGAGGAATCCGAGTATGAACCAAAATATGTGCTGCAGGCTGGTGGCTCTAGCAGTGATACGCTCTCGAGTGCCTTGGTCACTTATAAAAGTTATCTAAATGAAAAAGGGGGCAGGAAAGGTGAGATGATTACTGGAGGAGCAGAATTACAATCAGGACCACAACTCCCTCTCCGACCAGATGACTACATAACTCAGGCAAAGGTGAGGAATATGACTGCAAAGTCATACCAAGGTCAAATAAAACAAGGATTCAAACCACAGGAAGTCAAG TACCCAAGTATGGTGCCGGAGAAGGCTCTGGACCCTGACAAGCCTTGGAGAAATGATGAACAGAAGGGTATGAAGACGAAGCAAATTGGGACAACCATCATCGATTGGAAGAGTTCGTTCATTGTCTGGAAGGAATCCCCATTAAGCCTTGGATCATGTCCTCCCGTAGTATACATAAGGAACATGATAGGAGGCTTGGTTTTGTTCATATTTTTTGTTGGGGAACTAATTTCGTATGGGAAGTGGTAG